The DNA region ACCTGATCCCGGCACCCCTCACGGAGGGGGTATGGACCTACACAGGGCGAGCCTATTACGAGATGAAGCGCTTTCCCGAGGCCCGCAAAGCCTTCGAGCGGGCATTGTCCCAAAGCGGAGACGATCATTTTGCGCGGCTCTACCTGGGTCTTGTGCTCGGGGGCAACGGCGACCGGGAGAGAGGGATGCGCGAACTCGAGACGGCTCTCAAAGGATTCCAGAGCTCGCTCGACTACATAGAGCAAAACCATCCCGACGGTCGCTTTTGGGACTCCACCGGAGAGCTTCGCTCCGCCACGCGCAAGCAGCTCGCCGCTCTGTCCGGTAGAGACGTCAACTGGCCTGAGGTCGTTTCCGCCGGTGAATGGCTCGGCCGGCAGCTGGAAGAGGAAATCGACCTGTCCAAGCGCCTCAAACGCCTCGAGGACACCCGAGACGCGGACGGCGGGAGGGATGACAGGTGATCATCGTTGAAGCAGTTTTAAAGCACCTGGGCTGCCGACCGTCTGAACGAGGTTGCCGGCGGCATTGTTGATCGGCCGACAGGGACGCGGGCTTCTAATCCTGGCCTTTTAGCCGATCCCTGCGCTCTCTTCTCTCCTGGAACCATTCTTCGTCGTCGATACGGCTCAGAAGGATTTCGCTGGTCTGGATGATGCTTTCCTTCTCCTGAAGCCCTTTTGTGACGGCAAAGACGGCTCTTCTCAAGGCCGCCCGCACGTAGCCGTCCGTGTCCCAGAATTCAATACCGCGGTATCCTTCCTTCGAAACCTTGCTCAAGAGCGTGAGCCCGCCTTTCAGGCTCTCCAGTCCCTTTGCGTCATTACCCAGCCTGAGCTCGGTCAGCCCCAAGCTGATCCAGGCGATCTCGTCATCGGGGCGAATCGCCAGGGCGCGCTTGAGAATCTCGTACGCGTCCCGGTAACGACCGCTTGCGTAGTAAGCCCGGCCCAGCAGAGTGAGGCTGTCCTTGTAGTAGGGGTCGCGGACCACCACGTACTCCAGGCGCGCAACGGCTTTGGTCATGTCCCCACGCCTGCCTTTTACGACCTCCGTTTTCCCATCGATGTATTGTCCCCCGACGCCGATCCCTTCAGGGCGCCAGCAAGAACAAACCAGAGCCGCTACCGATACCACGAGCAAGGAACGGACGAACATACGAAGCTTTATATAGAAAAAAAAAGCAACAAAAAAGGGGGCGCCACCGAATGGCGCCCCCTTTTCGCTCCTGAGGTGTGCTGTTTGCCCCTAGAAGTTTGCTCTCAACCCCAGGTTCAGCGAGTGCCAGTCGCACTCCTTGCCAACGCGCTCGCTGCCCCTCCTGTTCACGCAACCCACGTCTCTCTGAAGCGAGGTCGGCATGTTGGGCGTGCTCCACCAGTTCCACCAGGCCCCTACGCTGAGACCGGGCCGCAGAAAATACCACACGTCTAGCTCGCGCTTGATAAGATGCCCTTTCGAGCTGGTGCTGTCGCCCGGCGTGCAGTCCGCTCCGGTGTTGCAGTCCATGTCGGCGCGGGCGAACGACCAGCCGACGAGAACCGAATTAGGCGTTCTCGAAGAGCCGGTGAGGAATCCCTTCGGGCTCCACAGAAACAGCTCGTTCTGCAAGCTCCAGGCAAAGCCTTTTACGTCACCCCCAGCAAAGGCAGTGCTGTCGTTGTCGTATTTCGAGTACGCCATCTCCGTGCGGAACAGATACGGCCCGACGCCCCACTCAAGGCCAGGATGCAACGTGTTGTGGCCGCCGCCACCGATGTTATTCGCGTCCATGGTGCGGATCCGGCCGATGCGGTCATCGGTTCTGAGCGCCAGGCGCCGGCTCACGCTTGAA from Candidatus Zixiibacteriota bacterium includes:
- a CDS encoding tetratricopeptide repeat protein, encoding MDWRAAARFQLSAALAAAFLLYGCATIQVSGQIQRGRAALLRGEPEAALPHFQRAAEIDPGYLIPAPLTEGVWTYTGRAYYEMKRFPEARKAFERALSQSGDDHFARLYLGLVLGGNGDRERGMRELETALKGFQSSLDYIEQNHPDGRFWDSTGELRSATRKQLAALSGRDVNWPEVVSAGEWLGRQLEEEIDLSKRLKRLEDTRDADGGRDDR
- a CDS encoding tetratricopeptide repeat protein, whose translation is MTKAVARLEYVVVRDPYYKDSLTLLGRAYYASGRYRDAYEILKRALAIRPDDEIAWISLGLTELRLGNDAKGLESLKGGLTLLSKVSKEGYRGIEFWDTDGYVRAALRRAVFAVTKGLQEKESIIQTSEILLSRIDDEEWFQERRERRDRLKGQD